A genomic region of Nymphaea colorata isolate Beijing-Zhang1983 chromosome 2, ASM883128v2, whole genome shotgun sequence contains the following coding sequences:
- the LOC116247334 gene encoding uncharacterized protein LOC116247334 produces the protein MRTPKSGSAKKTAAKKDTEKAPLKAEASSTSGAIEPSSKTVETKPNPASGGKVTRSNAAAKQATPKAVEEAKVDDSTSGPARATTPVAGDTKTTPAGNTKKTPSTKTPEKKAVGKAKSGTGAKAAASKPKLVGSVVAEAGNRGDAVATEKEIAIPVPKDEPKENKARDFKRDRQLDNTVDEEETEDAELNEEDDIEEMDYDAQENFEEPSDEEEEGSEADEEQEEMEEEQQLQMTEIVKERKLKKEQEIFVGGLDRDAVEEDIKKAFEGIGKIVEVRLHKDFLTNKNKGFAFVQFATKEEANRALSELKFPMIKGKRCGIAPSEDNDTLFLGNICNTWTKEAIKRKLRDYGVDGVDNITLVADTQNEGLSRGFAFLEFSCHLDAMHAYKRLQKPDVIFGHPERTAKVAFAEPIREPDEEIMAQVKSVFVDGLPPHWDEDRVKEQLKSYGEIERVVLARNMPTAKRKDFGFVNFTAHEAAVACANGLNNSELSDGKIKMKTKARLANPLPKTQAVKGGMRGGFRIGHSGIGTYSRFRRGFGMGRHPFQRGVFHRGRGFHPRGRGGGRFPHAGVNADSRGRYSFIGRGGRRGSFRGAYEGSSHRFEFDNGRRGSFERGHGRSFHSRRYPYQSEQEFEQPYSGRYYGDDSYYYGDTGRSAKRPFSLMEREPGYIDAGSRLRSRYDHSDPVYSGSHFQDPLDAGRGLYSRDYYGSDLGGGGYSSFYGGHSSGRGYYY, from the exons ATGAGGACCCCGAAGTCGGGTTCGGCAAAGAAGACGGCAGCGAAGAAGGATACTGAGAAGGCGCCGCTGAAGGCCGAGGCTTCATCGACCAGCGGTGCGATTGAACCTTCGTCGAAGACGGTGGAGACGAAGCCAAACCCTGCATCTGGAGGCAAGGTCACGCGGAGCAATGCTGCTGCTAAACAAGCGACGCCGAAAGCTGTAGAGGAAGCCAAAG TCGATGATTCTACAAGTGGACCTGCTCGTGCCACCACTCCTGTGGCTGGAGATACCAAAACAACTCCAGCTGGGAATACAAAGAAAACTCCTTCTACGAAGACCCCCGAAAAGAAAGCAGTTGGGAAAGCAAAATCTGGCACCGGAGCTAAGGCTGCAGCTTCAAAACCAAAGCTGGTTGGATCAGTAGTTGCTGAGGCTGGGAACCGTGGTGATGCTGTTGCTACAGAAAAAGAGATTGCCATACCAGTGCCCAAGGATGAACCGAAAGAAAACAAGGCACGTGATTTCAAGCGAGATAGACAACTGGACAACACAGTAGATGAAGAGGAGACTGAAGATGCAGAGTTGAACGAGGAGGATGACATCGAGGAGATGGACTATGATGCACAAGAAAATTTCGAGGAGCCCAGtgatgaggaggaagaaggttCTGAAGCAGATGAAGAGCAAgaggaaatggaagaagagcaGCAACTTCAGATGACTGAGATTGTGAAGGAGAGGAAGCTAAAGAAAGAGCAGGAGATATTTGTTGGTGGTTTGGATAGAGATGCTGTGGAGGAGGATATAAAGAAGGCATTTGAGGGCATAGGAAAGATTGTTGAAGTTCGTTTGCACAAGGACTTTCTTACAAACAAGAACAAGGGTTTTGCATTTGTGCAATTTGCCACCAAGGAGGAAGCAAATCGTGCATTGTCTGAATTAAAATTTCCTATG ATCAAAGGAAAGCGATGTGGAATTGCACCAAGCGAGGACAATGATACACTCTTCTTGGGAAACATTTGCAATACATGGACTAAGGAGGCC ATTAAGCGGAAACTCAGGGACTATGGAGTTGATGGGGTTGACAATATCACTTTAGTTGCAGATACACAAAATGAAGGTTTAAGCCGTGGGTTTGCCTTCCTAGAGTTCTCTTGTCATCTGGATGCAATGCATGCATACAAACGTTTGCAAAAACCCGATGTCATATTTGGACATCCTGAAAGAACCGCAAAAGTTGCTTTTGCAGAACCCATTCGAGAACCAGATGAGGAAATAATGGCTCAG GTCAAGTCTGTCTTTGTGGATGGATTACCACCACATTGGGATGAAGATCGGGTGAAGGAGCAATTGAAATCTTATGGAGAAATTGAACGTGTGGTTTTGGCTCGTAACATGCCAACTGCCAAGCGGAAGGATTTTGGTTTTGTTAACTTCACTGCTCATGAAGCTGCAGTAGCTTGTGCTAATGGTTTAAACAACAGTGAACTTAGTGATGGAAAGATAAAG ATGAAAACAAAAGCTAGGCTTGCAAATCCTTTACCGAAGACTCAAGCTGTTAAAGGTGGCATGCGTGGTGGGTTTAGGATTGGTCATTCAGGCATTGGAACATACTCTCGCTTTC GAAGAGGCTTTGGCATGGGTAGGCATCCTTTCCAGAGGGGTGTATTTCACCGTGGCAGAGGATTTCATCCGCGTGGTCGTGGAGGTGGCAGGTTTCCTCATGCTGGCGTAAATGCTGACTCACGGGGAAGATATTCTTTCATCGGGCGAG GAGGTAGGAGGGGATCCTTCAGAGGTGCTTATGAAGGATCTAGCCATAGGTTTGAATTTGACAATGGCAGGCGTGGTTCATTTGAACGAGGCCATGGAAGGTCTTTCCATTCTAGGAGGTATCCGTATCAATCAGAGCAGGAATTTGAACAACCCTATAGTGGTAGATATTATGGTGATGATTCATATTACTATGGCGATACTGGTCGCAGTGCAAAGCGACCTTTTTCTTTAATG GAGCGTGAACCAGGTTATATAGATGCTGGAAGCAGGCTACGTTCTCGTTATGATCATTCTGATCCGGTGTATAGTGGTTCACATTTTCAAG atcCTTTGGATGCTGGAAGGGGACTGTATTCACGTGATTACTATGGTTCAGAT CTTGGTGGTGGTGGATACTCATCTTTTTATGGCGGACACTCATCTGGAAGGGGTTATTACTATTAG
- the LOC116249121 gene encoding 4-hydroxybenzoate polyprenyltransferase, mitochondrial, with translation MATAFWLLSRVGRRRAFSRLFSPAVAFDSSFSSIGRPSSPPVSPINELRRSFVFGHSKLLLGASWSREWEGGNFVERMPFATVSGSSGVASSEEGRGRCNDGGGRGKGRGDASQRSWVDLYLPQVVRPYAHLARLDRPIGTWLLAWPCMWSITLAAPPASLPDFRLLSLFGCGAILLRGAGCTINDLLDRDIDTLVERTKSRPIASGILTPFQGLCFLGTQLLLGLGILLQLNNYSQILGASSLLLVFSYPLMKRLTFWPQAYLGLTFNWGALLGWAAVKGSLDPAVVLPLYASGVCWTLVYDTIYAHQDKDDDLKVGVKSTALRFGDLTKQWISGFGVASISCLALSGYNAHLGWPFYAFLTAGAGQLVWQIWTVDLSKRLDCNKMFISNKWFGALIFGGILFGKLASCESL, from the exons ATGGCGACGGCCTTCTGGTTGCTCTCTCGAGTTGGTCGCAGACGCGCCTTCTCTCGTCTCTTCTCTCCGGCTGTCGCATTTGATTCTTCCTTCTCGTCGATCGGTCGTCCCTCTTCTCCTCCGGTATCACCGATAAACGAGCTCCGGCGCAGCTTCGTGTTTGGGCACTCGAAACTCTTACTCGGGGCCTCCTGGTCGAGAGAATGGGAAGGGGGGAACTTCGTCGAGAGGATGCCCTTCGCCACTGTCTCTGGTTCCTCCGGCGTGGCGTCGTCGGAGGAAGGAAGAGGCCGCTGCAACGATGGTGGGGGCAGAGGAAAGGGCAGGGGAGATGCGAGTCAGAGGTCTTGGGTGGATCTCTACCTGCCGCAGGTGGTTCGACCATACGCCCACCTCGCCCGGCTTGACAGACCCATTGGAACCTGGTTATTGGCTTGGCCCTGTATGTG GTCCATCACATTGGCGGCGCCGCCAGCGAGTCTACCCGATTTTAGGCTTCTTTCACTATTTGGATGTGGCGCTATTCTCTTACGAGGTGCTGGTTGCACCATCAATGATCTTCTTGATCGAGATATTGATACGTTG GTAGAACGTACAAAATCACGGCCAATCGCAAGTGGAATTTTGACTCCTTTTCAGGGACTGTGCTTTCTTGGAACTCAGTTGTTATTGGGTCTTGGAATTCTTCTACAACTTAACAATTATAG tCAAATCTTAGGTGCATCATCCTTGTTGCTGGTTTTCTCCTATCCACTGATGAAGAGACTGACATTTTGG CCACAAGCATATCTTGGCTTGACCTTTAACTGGGGAGCATTATTGGGTTGGGCTGCTGTTAAAGGTAGCCTAGATCCTGCTGTTGTCTTGCCGCTGTATGCTTCTGGTGTATGCTGGACACTAGTATATGATACTATATATGCTCATCAG GATAAAGATGATGATCTAAAAGTTGGTGTAAAATCTACAGCCTTGAGATTTGGTGATCTAACAAAGCAATGGATTTCGGGGTTTGGAGTTGCCTCTATTAGTTGTCTTGCCCTTAGTGGATACAATGCACATCTTG GATGGCCATTCTATGCATTTCTGACGGCTGGCGCTGGACAACTAGTTTGGCAGATTTGGACCGTTGACTTGTCGAAACGTTTGGATTGCAACAAAAT GTTCATATCGAACAAGTGGTTTGGAGCCTTGATTTTTGGTGGCATTCTTTTTGGGAAGCTTGCATCGTGTGAGTCTTTGTAA
- the LOC116248772 gene encoding suppressor of mec-8 and unc-52 protein homolog 2 encodes MSSKKKNYKEKLIRRKEEKQDEPEVPKYRDRAKERREDQNPDYEPTELGSFHAVAPPGTVDLRSADAHKISIENSKYLGGDVEHTHLVKGLDYALLHKIRSEIDKKPEVAGEEDGKSRGSKEDQPLSFRSATTKTVYQWIVRPQSAIKANEMFLPGRMSFVFSIEDKFSPDIPTTLHRSKDDCPVPQEMVTVSVDGSVLERIAKIMSYLRLGSSGKVLKKKKKEKDRTELKAKIGAAVNEDEENENALHHENGVSAHKAEREVLPPPPPPRKNHASSGDIQTIVVSRVEEDDIFVGDGVNYAIPGKDTGASPISEDMEESPRNRERPSYFSQPEYGPVPPEPIQDWQQMNGYGAVSGPALASGYQGEWQDYQYAEQMAYPDHYVQQPLPSYDTQASAVVNQDPQFMTQEEKDRGLGSVFKRDDRRLQQLREKDAREKDPNFISESYSECYPGYQEYNHEIVDSDDEADLTKMDMGGRAKGRLHRWDFETEEEWATYNEQKEAMPKAAFQFGVKMQDGRKTRKQNKEQKLTNELHKINKLLAKKMAEKGGTYDDGEQHYDDVRTSKKLRI; translated from the exons ATGTCATCCAAAAAGAAGAATTATAAGGAGAAGCTCATCCGTCGAAA AGAAGAAAAGCAAGATGAACCTGAAGTACCAAAATACCGAGATCGTGCAAAGGAGCGCAGAGAAGACCAGAATCCAGACTATGAACCAACTGAACTTGGGTCTTTTCATGCAGTTGCACCACCAGGAACAGTTGACCTTAG GAGTGCTGATGCACATAAGATATCAATTGAGAACAGTAAATACCTTGGAG GGGATGTGGAGCACACACATTTGGTTAAAGGCTTGGATTATGCATTACTTCACAAGATTAGGAGTGAAATTGATAAGAAACCTGAGGTTGCAGGTGAAGAAGATGGAAAGTCTAG aGGTTCTAAAGAAGATCAGCCATTGTCGTTCCGCAGTGCTACAACAAAG ACAGTGTATCAATGGATTGTCAGACCGCAAAGTGCCATAAAGGCTAATGAAATGTTCCTTCCTGGCCGGATGTCATTTGTCTTCAGCATT GAGGATAAATTTTCTCCTGATATTCCTACCACATTGCATCGAAGCAAAGATGACTGTCCAGTTCCACAG GAAATGGTTACCGTGAGTGTGGATGGTTCTGTACTTGAGCGTATTGCTAAGATAATGTCTTACCTTCGTCTGGGATCTTCTGGAAAGgttctgaaaaaaaagaaaaaagagaaggataGAACAGAACTGAAAG CAAAAATTGGTGCTGCTGtcaatgaagatgaagaaaatgagaatgcatTGCATCATGAAAATGGGGTTTCAGCACATAAAGCTGAAAGAGAAGTGTTGccaccacctccacctccacgtAAGAACCATGCAAGTTCTGGAGATATACAAACTATAGTTGTTAGTAGAGTTGAAGAGGATGATATTTTCGTGGGGGATGGTGTCAATTATGCAATACCTGGAAAAGACACTGGTGCTAGCCCTATTTCTGAGGACATGGAAGAGTCACCTCGTAATCGGGAAAGGCCATCCTACTTTTCTCAGCCCGAATATGGTCCTGTTCCGCCTGAGCCGATCCAAGATTGGCAACAAATG AATGGTTATGGTGCTGTCTCTGGGCCAGCACTAGCTTCTGGTTACCAGGGTGAGTGGCAAGATTATCAGTATGCAGAACAGATGGCTTATCCAGACCATTATGTGCAGCAGCCGTTGCCAAGCTATGATACACAGGCATCTGCAGTTGTAAATCAGGATCCTCAATTTATGACACAAGAGGAGAAAGATCGTGGCCTAGGTTCTGTCTTTAAACGTGATGACCGGAGGCTCCAGCAGCTAAGGGAAAAGGATGCTCGAGAGAAGGATCCAAATTTCATATCAGAAAGCTATTCAGAATGCTATCCTGGTTATCAAGAGTATAACCATGAAATTGTTGACAGTGATGATGAAGCTGATTTAACTAAAATGGATATGGGTGGAAGG GCCAAAGGACGGCTTCACCGTTGGGATTTTGAGACGGAGGAAGAGTGGGCTACTTACAACGAGCAAAAGGAGGCAATGCCTAAAGCGGCTTTCCAGTTTGGGGTGAAGATGCAGGATGGTCGGAAGACCAGAAAGcagaacaaagaacaaaagctGACCAATGAGCTGCACAAGATTAACAAACTACTAGCAAAAAAGATGGCCGAAAAAGGTGGGACTTATGATGATGGGGAGCAGCATTATGATGACGTACGAACGTCAAAAAAGCTTCGAATATGA
- the LOC116248565 gene encoding 4-hydroxybenzoate polyprenyltransferase, mitochondrial-like isoform X2: MASAASLLLEQTAASVSSWEKRVATSPPKAAATFRTKLASSSTWLDHLVPATLRPYAYLARIDKPVGTWLVAWPQMWGIALAATPGRLPDLSLLWVLAWASFFARGAGCTINDILDRDFDAKVQRTKSRPIACGLLTPFEATLFLVIQLLLYIGALSLTNTFCLGVGIATLLLVFSYPLMKRLTYWPQAYLGMTMNCGVLLGWSAVKGSLTLADIFPLYSSGVFWTIIYDTIYAHQDKKDDVKAGVKSTALRFGESTKSWISGFGVASFTFFLLTGYTANLGWPYYAFLAASATQLVWQIWTLDISRPEECEKKFESNKYFGALVFFGILTGKLVQ; the protein is encoded by the exons ATGGCATCAGCAGCATCCCTCTTGCTTGAACAGACTGCAGCTTCTGTTAGCTCTTGGGAGAAGAGAGTTGCAACTAGCCCACCAAAGGCGGCCGCCACGTTTCGGACCAAGTTGGCGAGCTCAAGCACGTGGCTCGATCACTTGGTTCCCGCAACATTGCGACCATATGCATACTTGGCTCGTATCGACAAGCCCGTAGGAACTTGGCTTGTGGCTTGGCCCCAAATGTG GGGAATTGCTTTGGCTGCAACGCCTGGTAGGCTTCCGGATCTGAGCTTGCTGTGGGTGCTGGCTTGGGCTTCATTCTTCGCGAGAGGGGCGGGCTGCACTATCAATGACATATTGGATCGAGATTTTGATGCCAAG GTACAACGTACAAAATCAAGGCCAATCGCATGTGGACTCCTCACGCCCTTCGAGGCAACTCTATTTCTTGTCATTCAACTCTTGCTTTACATTGGTGCTCTCTCACTAACAAACACATtttg TTTGGGTGTTGGAATTGCAACGCTGTTGCTGGTTTTCTCTTACCCATTGATGAAAAGATTGACATATTGG CCTCAAGCATACCTAGGCATGACCATGAACTGTGGAGTCTTACTGGGTTGGTCAGCAGTTAAAGGGAGCTTAACTCTTGCTGATATCTTCCCATTATACTCTTCTGGTGTATTCTGGACCATTATATATGACACTATATATGCACATCAG GATAAGAAAGACGACGTGAAAGCTGGTGTAAAGTCCACAGCCTTAAGGTTTGGAGAATCAACAAAGAGTTGGATAAGTGGATTTGGAGTTGCCTCCTTTACTTTCTTCCTCCTCACTGGATACACGGCTAACCTTG GTTGGCCATACTATGCATTCTTGGCAGCTTCAGCTACCCAACTAGTGTGGCAGATTTGGACCCTTGACATATCAAGACCTGAAGAATGCGAAAAAAA
- the LOC116248565 gene encoding 4-hydroxybenzoate polyprenyltransferase, mitochondrial-like isoform X1: MASAASLLLEQTAASVSSWEKRVATSPPKAAATFRTKLASSSTWLDHLVPATLRPYAYLARIDKPVGTWLVAWPQMWGIALAATPGRLPDLSLLWVLAWASFFARGAGCTINDILDRDFDAKVQRTKSRPIACGLLTPFEATLFLVIQLLLYIGALSLTNTFCLGVGIATLLLVFSYPLMKRLTYWPQAYLGMTMNCGVLLGWSAVKGSLTLADIFPLYSSGVFWTIIYDTIYAHQDKKDDVKAGVKSTALRFGESTKSWISGFGVASFTFFLLTGYTANLAGWPYYAFLAASATQLVWQIWTLDISRPEECEKKFESNKYFGALVFFGILTGKLVQ, translated from the exons ATGGCATCAGCAGCATCCCTCTTGCTTGAACAGACTGCAGCTTCTGTTAGCTCTTGGGAGAAGAGAGTTGCAACTAGCCCACCAAAGGCGGCCGCCACGTTTCGGACCAAGTTGGCGAGCTCAAGCACGTGGCTCGATCACTTGGTTCCCGCAACATTGCGACCATATGCATACTTGGCTCGTATCGACAAGCCCGTAGGAACTTGGCTTGTGGCTTGGCCCCAAATGTG GGGAATTGCTTTGGCTGCAACGCCTGGTAGGCTTCCGGATCTGAGCTTGCTGTGGGTGCTGGCTTGGGCTTCATTCTTCGCGAGAGGGGCGGGCTGCACTATCAATGACATATTGGATCGAGATTTTGATGCCAAG GTACAACGTACAAAATCAAGGCCAATCGCATGTGGACTCCTCACGCCCTTCGAGGCAACTCTATTTCTTGTCATTCAACTCTTGCTTTACATTGGTGCTCTCTCACTAACAAACACATtttg TTTGGGTGTTGGAATTGCAACGCTGTTGCTGGTTTTCTCTTACCCATTGATGAAAAGATTGACATATTGG CCTCAAGCATACCTAGGCATGACCATGAACTGTGGAGTCTTACTGGGTTGGTCAGCAGTTAAAGGGAGCTTAACTCTTGCTGATATCTTCCCATTATACTCTTCTGGTGTATTCTGGACCATTATATATGACACTATATATGCACATCAG GATAAGAAAGACGACGTGAAAGCTGGTGTAAAGTCCACAGCCTTAAGGTTTGGAGAATCAACAAAGAGTTGGATAAGTGGATTTGGAGTTGCCTCCTTTACTTTCTTCCTCCTCACTGGATACACGGCTAACCTTG CAGGTTGGCCATACTATGCATTCTTGGCAGCTTCAGCTACCCAACTAGTGTGGCAGATTTGGACCCTTGACATATCAAGACCTGAAGAATGCGAAAAAAA